From Dendropsophus ebraccatus isolate aDenEbr1 chromosome 10, aDenEbr1.pat, whole genome shotgun sequence:
atcccaaGAGATGTACACCAATTTTAGCAGAAACAGCAGGTGTTTTCAACTTACAGCAATAGGCGATACgtgaaaatatatgtatattttttaaatatgtcgCACAGCAGATTATTGCGTCTGCTTAAAATCCAAATAGAAGTACACCAATTTGGGCAGAAAaagttggtgtttttaactttaacGTACAGCAACAGGCgatatgtaaaaatatatatataatttttcaatATGTCACAATAACAAACGCAGCAGAATTCTAATCTTCAAGGCTGTCTGTGTCTCTATATGATATGCTGTTAGACAGTCTCTCCACTATATTGGAAGCACCTACATACTGTGCTgtgttctgcggccgctattcagtgattagcggacgcagaaaaccctgtcgcttcatacaatggagcgtgtggctctggccgcacgctccattgtgagcagtggggaattcggatgcgcccgcatctgaattcagtggTCGTTCCGGGACCCTGCTGGGTCACGCAACAGCCGGTGTCttgcaacgtgtgaacatagcctaaggctatgtgcacacactgtaagagactggTTGTTCTGTGACCGCATCCGttctcgcccgcatcagaacttcctacAACATACTATGAAGCGcgaggccggagccgctcgcttcatagtgtgcattgacatggttttactgaatatcggccgcagaaaactgacatgttagttgtttgcagcaccgctagagatcccagccttagtgtatactgtgtgtatatgctccggccaggatcccataggcagcaatggcacctatattttcgtaataatttcGTAATAATGGTTTTACAAACatatacgttgtttgaacatagtctAAGATAGTAAAGGTATTAATGGTCACAAGACTGGTGGTCAATATAAACAAAAAGATAAAGTACTTATCTGGGGGAGCAAAGGGTGGCTTAAGCCTTCTGCTCTCAACACTCACCTTCTTTATTTCCATAACTGAGAAGTATACCTTTTGAGATTTGAGGGAGCTGGTGTATTTTCTATTttccaataactttttttttttttctttttttacaaaacCACACCCCCACACCACTATCAGGATGCATATTCCTACCCTCCTACTCTCTTGCTCTGGAACTTAAGAGTTGCAATGAGGGGAAATTCAGGAAGTCAGCACCATAGAGCTGAAGGCTTGAGCCATCTTCTGCTGCTTGGACAACTCCTTTTACTAACATCACTAGTTACCTAGTTACCTAATGTGGCAAAAAATTTTAACACAACCAAAGCCAAATACACTGTGCCACAGACCTGGGATTATCAATGGGGGTATTACCACTGGGACCCCAAGTCACCTATATGAATGAAACAGCAACCATGTGTGCACAATGCCATTCCATGTATTATCTACGGGAGTGCCATAAACTGTGGACTTCAGCTAAATTAAACTATCCTTTGCTAGTTTGTTAGATGTCGGGTACACAGTGATATGTATGTCACATGGTCCTCCATAGGCAGCTATGCATGGACAAGGGGGCAGCCCGGCCACACAGAGGGACTGAAGGGGAGTAACTATCAAAAAGGACCACACCAGAGCATTATTACATGAATATGTACCTCTCCATGATGTTTGTAAAAGTTTTCCAATCTCTTTAAAATTGTTTTCAAGGCAACAAAGAGTGACTACCATTTCAACAAATGTTAGCAATGTTGCATTGTTGGCATCAGCGAACGTCCCACTGAAGCGAATGGCAGCTACCGTAACTCACTACACAACAAACAATCCAATGCTTACAGTCATTGATTGTGGTTttgttctgccccccccccaatagttacATCAATGttgaaccccccccctccccaaaaaaaaaaaaaaactatccccAGAATGCAAAAAAAGGCAAAATCATAAGGGATTCTTGTCCTCAAGGTTTGAAATTTTCAAGTACTCAAAGGGATTAACAAAGTTAGATTTCCTTTCTCATTCCGATGACATTGGCCACTATATGACAGAATGTGTTGGATTTCAATTTCCCAATTCTCCTTTTAAAAGCAATTTTGATGTCTTCATTCCTGAGGCTGTACAAGAAAGGGTTGAGCAATGAGAGAATCACCGtgttaaataaagaaaataatttcTTTGAGCCTACAATATTGCTTGGTATATAATACTGAAGAATAAAGGCGGTGTAAAGCAACGTATTGACTATGAGATGTGAGGAACACGTGTAGAAGGCTTTTCTTCTACCAATACTGGTACGTATCTTCATTATGGCCCTAATTATAAAGATATAAGATGTTACAGTGAGAGAAAATGGAATAATGTTATATACCAAAAGCCCTTCTGTATTGGTTAATAATCGCAACATTTTTAAACTGTGTGGGCATATTATTTCCATAAAGGGGACAAGGTCACAGAAGAAGTGGTCAATCACATTTGTGGTAAAACAAGAGATCTTGAATGCAACAGAAATTTGGGGAATATAATGTAAAAAACTAAATATCCAACAAAATGAGGCCAAGAGTTGACATATCTTATAGCTCATAATGGTTTGATAATTCAGGGGTCTACAAATTGCTACATATCGATCATAGCTCATGGCTGTCAATACTAAAACTTCAAGTGCTATTACAGCTTCAAACAGATACAATTCAACCAAATAGGTCAGGTAGGGCACTTTGTTATCTCCAGTGATGAACATTTGAAGGGTCCTATGTAGGGTGATAGTGCAAGACATCATGTCCACTATAGACAAGTTACCAAGGAAGAAATACATGGGAGTGTGAAGATGGGGGTCCAGGCAGATCAAGAGAAGAAGACCCATATTCCCGAGAAGGACAATGAGATAAATGATTAAAACCAGAACAAATATTGGAGCCTGGAGCTTAGGATCATAGGATAACCCTTTCATGATGAAATATGAGACTGTTTCATTTAGCTTCATGTTTCTCActggtatcaataaaaaaaaagtaaaataaatacaaGTAAAAAAGTGCATTAAAATTACCTAAGGCAATAGAGCAAACAAACTGTAGACTACTAGATCTTTACcatgtaaaggtggccatacacttctAATAACTGTTTGGCCAACAACTATCACTTCCGACCTCCCTACTTACATGAACATTAAGCATAGCCAAATAGTCATGTTTCCTGTATAAGGAGGGGAGAGGTACGTCACTGAACAGAGCTCTGACATTGGCTTGTTTCTTCCAGAAATATAGGATCAGGTGTTAAAAACCTAACACAGTCAACCTTTCTCTTATCGTCTTCATCCAATGGTAAGGGTCATGAGGTTACCATACGCTTTAGACAGTCAGCACAATCTACCTACATTGGTTGGTCTAGCTGTATGTATAGGCATCTCTAGAGCCTCCATCACATCATCTTGACCCCATAGAACGTTCTACAATCATagggacatgtcagaggtttgtaccCCCACCGATCATTAGAATGAAGGGACAGACGCAAGCAGCAATGCATGCTCTCTATCTTCATCTttatctcactgctaaagtagcagtcaacaaaattataatggagccctgtgGAACTTCCGGCAATCGAGGCAGTGTGCGCGTTGCCACATAATTATGTTAATCCGTGGGGGACTTAGCACTCAAACCCCATCCGATACAAACCTCTGCTATCTATATTTTATGTTTTACCATCTTTAactcaggcccccttcacacgtccgtaaaatctgtccggatttcctatcaggaaatccggacggatttccggactcataggctaacattagacacggacacccttccggatttttccggaagggtgtccgttccggaaaataggaccggattttttagatcctgacctattttcgtccggaaatccggcacggacgcccccatagaagtctatgggagcgccggaatcacgggcattttcctgatgtatatcaggaaagtgcccgcgattccggactggtagagagccagccccggctgccgtccgatcacccgcacccCCCCCATCGCAACGCACCGCATCGCACACagatcccccccctccccgtgccgCCGCCGCTGCCGCTACTCACCACCGGAACTCCGGCTCTCAGTCatctgaccctccccccccccgggaactcaccaccgggccgcccgcTGGATGCTCTgcgcccggacctcagcactgcaatctgacccggaccccaacctcgcggccccgacagagcaggatccaggacaggtgagattaccccttaggactactactcccaccatgctctgctggcaggccatgatgggagttgtagttctgcagcctgtggccatccaggttgcagaagtacaactcccatcatggctctgctggcaggccatgatgggagttgtagttctgcagcctatggccatccaggttgcagaagtacaactcccatcatggctctgctggcaggccatgatgtgagttgtagttctgtagcctgtggccatccaggttgcagaactacaactcccaccatatcttgctgacaggtcatggtgggacttgtacttctgcagcctgtggctatccaggttgcagaagtacaactcccatcatggctctgctggcaggccatgatgggagttgtagttctgcagtctgtggccatccaggttgcagacgtacaactcccatcatgccttgctgacaggccatgatgggagttgtagttctgcagcctgtggccattcaggtacacgggtacctgtgatttatgttggcatactagaccatattatctcatcaggaaatcctgaaggtttttcctgatggtttcctgatggtttcctgatggtaaaaacggattattgtcaggaaatcctgatactttcctgatgacatttgaggtctcctgatcaggatttcctgacagtaaaaactgacacagacgtgtgaatggggcctcacaGAGCAAGAACATAGCTAATATCATTACAAAACATTGGCCTATTCTACAACATTGTTATGCGGATTTAGAAGAATTTGTAAACAGACCTGTTATGTCATATAGACGAACAAGGAATCTTAGAGATAAGAAGTTGATCTTGAAAGTGATGTTTATTGACCAAATTCCTATTTTATCCAAAGGTAATGATAGACATGCCATGTACGAAGAAGAGAACTTGAGTGGATCTTTAGATTAAAGAAAGTTAAACCACATGACTTGAATGTTAATAAAAGATCTTGCTTTACTATTGCCTTGTCTAATTATTTGTTATGTTGTAGGGTTTCTTCTAGCATCCATACATGATGCTGACTGCGATAGAAAttgttgtactgtatatagaatatatctcaTTACTTTTTACTGATACATGTTTTCTTTTTACTTTCatctatagatagatatttaGGCAATATCTTCTAAGCAACGTTTGGGAAAACCACCAGAATTGATCATCAGTTGTATATTTTTTTGTACACTCTTGTGAGGGAGAAACCTTGTTGCATTTCTATTTGTGTCTGACATATCTTTATGTATTTATAGTAATAGAGTGAACAGCCTATAACATATGATGTAGTGTGATTGAGTTGGAGCATACCTCTTCACAGTTTCCATGGGAATTGGCAACAGTAGTCACCCGTGACTTTACCGAAGTCAGCATTGTCTTTTCTAGGTTCTGAAGAAGCGTCCTGCTTCCTGTGCTTGTTGGTGAGCTGAAGTCGATCTGCCCCTAGATATTTGTATTCTGCGTGTATACACTTTATCTTATACTTactaaatagaaaataacaattaaaaaaaaaaaatcagcctgtcaatcaatcAATTTCCACCATGGGTAGTAGTGGACCTACGTGGATCAGCAGCTTAATATCAGTATCCTTCCAGGACACCAGTGGATATTAGTAAAAGAGAGAAAGTATAATTCACTAATAAAGAAAATAGTCACATCTCACCTCCTGCAATGTATTAGTGTAGCTGGGTTCCCCAGTCCAGAAGCGCGTGGAGCAATACTGCGGGCCATGTCCCATGAATACTAGAGATCCAGGAAAAAAATTGCGGCTCCTTAAAATCTTGTAAACTTTATTGCGTCAACATCTAAAAAAATCCAACAAATTAAAAAACTGTGCCGACGCATTGCGAGGTtgaccctcttaatcatggctatGATTAACGCGTCGACGTTGATcctgtttttcacttttttttttctttctattaagCCTTATAATGATTGTAATTGATGCACTGCTTTATAACACTTGTGTGTTTGATATGTATTCACTTGCTTAAAAAAAGTCTCTATTGAGATGGAAACGTTGCACCTCCTTGGATTGAATAAAccaccttttattttatttttttaactattttggaGTGCCGCACTATTTTGCTTTTGATATCTGAATACCCAGAGAACCCAGGTGTAAGAAGGGACTGGTAAGGCACATAGAGTGGACCCTGCACTTctcccctcccactgtccctgcctacttgccactatcagcCCTAGGCGGCTTTGCACAACAACAGTGACAGTCCCTAACATAGATAAGCTGGTACACAGAAtatggacaagacaaacaaacaaaatagaGAAGAGTCAAAACCAGTGGACAGCAGAGGTACAAAGAATCGAAGGCAGGTAGATAGGTCATGTAGCAAATGGTCATAGCAGGTGGAAGGCAAGGATAGTAAGGGAGCGAATGCAAGGGGGTCAGAATGCCAAAGGTAACATGCAGAAAAATTGCAGAGAAATGGGCTTGCTAGGGGGAACAAGTGTGCTGGTTGCTACTGTTGTTGTCGTGAGCTGGGCCAGTGATGTTATTtgcatgacgccagtgctagttcagcacacaggtgtgatgttgatacctgctttgtatGGCCGGTTTGTAATCCCCAAAATTGTTGGTAACCTCTGGGCTTGTTGTGGGTCCATTGGGCTCTTGTCACTACAACCTGGAATGGTAATTGACCCACCAAAGATGTCGGTATAGCCACCCACAAAGAAGGGGAGAAATAACCCatggtgtgcggtggtgtgtgtataggagcAGGTTCATACTTCTCATTAAGTCTAAAACTAAGTAATAAACTGAGTAATatctaaaaaatgtaaaatacagtTAGATAAATTTATGCTCATATCCATACATACACAttcacactttaaaaaaaaaatgttttaagccataacaaaaaaaaaatcacaattattGAAAAAGTCACTCACCATACAGCTGTGTGGAACTTCTGTCCATGGATGTCATATCACGGTAACAGTTGGGAGCACTGAGGCTTTATATAGTATATTTAATTACTATAATTAATCCCTTTGCTCTTCCATGCTCCATTAGGACTCATTACACTTGTTTTCATTTTTCTTAAATGACTGTAATAGTTATAGTTACAAGTATATCATTATCTTCTGCATAATCATCTGGTGATGCCTCCTTACATCTGATCCTTGTAATCtttgtagtcagtatatgtatagttagAGGCCTGTGGAAAGATACCACTACAGTAATTGGGGATCCAAAACCTCTTTAACTACATATTGTTATTTATCTTCCAAATATTTGTTTATCCTGGAGCCAGATACACCACACCACATAGTGTCCAGATAAATGCTGTATACCGTGCCCATATAAATCACTGCAGCCCAAGTAAGTTCTCTGCCTCAAAGAGGAATTTATCTGACCTAGAGGTCGATAGAATAAGAGGGTGATGATGAGTTCCCTAACGGTCTAACATAGTGGAGGTATTAATAGTCACAAGACTGGTGGTCAGTATAgttaaaaagttaaaggggttctctgggggAGTAGTAGGCTCAAACCTTCGGCTCCCAGCACTCAGCTTCTGTGTTTCTTTGGCTGGATTCACACAACGTCTACCTTTGGCCATTTGACGGCTATCtttttggacgtctgtcattttgggGCCAAATACATCCATTGTTTTGAAATCGCGGACGTCATTGAAAAAAAGACATTATTttacctcaaaatgatggacataaaAAAAGATATCTAATGAACAgtcaaaaaaagatgttgtgtgaacgtagccatagaAACACACAAGTATatcaatttctgacatgtcatagcaacatatcagaagtttttatCGGTGAGGCACCTGCAGTAACTGAGCACCCCAGTACACAATTAACAGAGCCAATCCTTTCAGTCATAGATTGTTTGTGGCCCACAGCCACAGTTATGCCAATAGCCCATATTTTGCCAATGGCTTATCAATTTCTTATGCCCCAAAAAATCCCTATAACCCCTTACTACTCTTGATCATTCAGTAAAAGAAGAAGTAAGAGGCTATCTTAGCCAACATGCCTTTTTTAAAGTGGCCATTacataaaagctaaatacaacaGGAAAAACAGGCTTGCACTACATCTTGATGCAGAACTCAATCAGGACCCATGAGCCCACTCTGAGgtctaaatatttttttcttgtctggtctggggtctgaaaatAGGATTTGGCCTGAGACATTGTCACAAACCTACCTTTCTGTGTTGCAGCAGCGGCAGTTTCGGCTCTGCTGCGGTAACAGAGCCAGGATTTATTTGCCATGACTCCACAGCCATCTGATGAATTGGCAAGACAGTCAATCAGCAGCCaaggagtaataataataataataataataatgtttttatttatatagtgccaactgattccgcagcacttttacAGTGTAAAAATTTTGGTccctcacaatctaaattcccctatctgtatgttttgagtGTGGGAGTCTGTCTTTGACCGGCCTCTGTGATTCTGGGGCTAATCAGTTTGTCAAAGGTTGCAAAAACGGCATGTCAATCATAAGCGATGCTGACATAtgacgtataagacgactgggcatataagacgacccccaacttttccagttaatgtatagagtttgggaaatactcgctgtataagactatccctcttccaacacacaccaaataaaaattactgAAAAACAACAGACAGCaacgagatctgagaggcagagaaggaggtacagtaatactggtaggatacaaggggcAGGCTAGAAAGGTGAAAGGAGTATGTTTTCTTTTGGACACAGAGCAACTCTTCCGTATCTTCTTTTCCCCCATACcccggatgcctgcagcttgctctgccctacatacagtcacacatacaaCGAGGATGCagacatttttgagctcccccaccgtatgcggcgaccacagattctccagtccagttccaaagtttttcagcacccgccctataagatgacacctggcatataagatgacctctgacttttgagaagattttcctgggttacaaagtagtcttatacacagaAAAATACAGTATTTGAACTTTTGTAAACTTCACTCATGCTCTCCTGACTCCCTCCTGTTCTCTGACCATTCTTTTTTAGTCCTTATTTTCTAATTTTGTTATCCACTGCTTCTCGTGTTTGACCTCGGCTTAGATTTTGGTATTGTATATGGTTCTTATTTTGAACCAGTCTTCTGGTTTGACCTTTGAATTGTTTTGTCATTTTTTGAACAGTATTTTCTGATTTGTGGCTGGCTGGTTTACATGTGGATGGGCCCTGCACCTAGTGAGAGTAGCGGACAGCCTTTAAGGGCAGATAATCCAAGTAAGCAAGGACAGTGGACTCAATTCAGTTCAGGGATCATTGTTTCTTATGGACCTAACATTATCACAATCCATGAAGATTTTTATTTGTTGTCACCATGCTACATAGAAGCCATGGCTACTTTAGTAATGCAAGGTCTCACGCAGCTGGTGCAGGACTTTGTATAGCATGTAAAATATAAGGTGACTTCCATTGAAACCTCCTGTCCAACTCCTGAAAAAGTTCTCAGGGGATAGAAAAACTTTTGTGGCCTTCCAGGAGGGctgtcagggtttttttttttttagcacattgATCTATCTAGATCCCTAATAAATGCTGGACACATAACAATAACAAGATACATCTTTATTAACAATACCAATAATTAATGATAAAATCATGTACAAATATGAAATATAAAATAATGAGAAGCAATACAAATCAACCACTCAGTGAGGGGACACAGTATACAATCACAGGTGGTATATCAATTTTCACTTGATAAATAGCCGGCATGCTGGTAAACCAGGATAAATGGTGAAAGACTATATGTATGGCAACTGTTAAGAGAGGAAGGAGAAGTAGTATAATAAGCAGGACACAGCTAATCCTAATAGTAAAAAACTAATGTACCTGCCTTACCTAAGCCCAAAGCCCACACAATAACACAACAGATAGTATAGCCAATAAATACCCATGCATACAGTAGTACGTCACCACAGTAATTAGGATTACGGCTCACATCTAATCCCCCTAGCAGTAATTATGTTTAAGGTCCCCATCTCATCCCCCAGCAGTAATAACCAAGTGTACAATGGAGCTTAAAAGACACCGTGTCCATACATTGAGTTAGCGACACAAAAggcacagtggtttgcaatatattagaatatcaagaaaaagtgttt
This genomic window contains:
- the LOC138766500 gene encoding olfactory receptor 5B12-like — encoded protein: MKLNETVSYFIMKGLSYDPKLQAPIFVLVLIIYLIVLLGNMGLLLLICLDPHLHTPMYFFLGNLSIVDMMSCTITLHRTLQMFITGDNKVPYLTYLVELYLFEAVIALEVLVLTAMSYDRYVAICRPLNYQTIMSYKICQLLASFCWIFSFLHYIPQISVAFKISCFTTNVIDHFFCDLVPFMEIICPHSLKMLRLLTNTEGLLVYNIIPFSLTVTSYIFIIRAIMKIRTSIGRRKAFYTCSSHLIVNTLLYTAFILQYYIPSNIVGSKKLFSLFNTVILSLLNPFLYSLRNEDIKIAFKRRIGKLKSNTFCHIVANVIGMRKEI